A DNA window from Naumovozyma dairenensis CBS 421 chromosome 10, complete genome contains the following coding sequences:
- the MNS1 gene encoding mannosyl-oligosaccharide 1,2-alpha-mannosidase (similar to Saccharomyces cerevisiae MNS1 (YJR131W); ancestral locus Anc_4.355), with translation MVQRTKLTKTGKGATKKDYQNNNDKANETKSWKNTSIIVACLAICTYFYQSDFLKGNRQQFHYEVPTLNRFDEIKSTKDQIETMFLQSWLDYSTKGGWGYDIYHPLSHTAKNMPQSNQPLGWIIVDSIDTIMLMYNSTSLYKDIFQNEILRIENWIKNDLSYKDIDSEVNVFETTIRMLGGLLSAYHLSSLEFQIPGSNPTIYLEKAIELADCLTPAFIQSPTGIPYSSINLKTGQAIKNHQDNGASSTAEFTTLQLEFKYLAYLTKNKTYWELVENVFPPLYHNNDILSQDKLDGLVPIYTFPDTGHFFTENIRLGSRGDSFYEYLSKQFLQTNQPLYNILYRHSVNGIKRHLVNKTHTSNELTYISEKPMGLTAPSSPKMDHLVCFLGGTMAMGATRGLPINKARVQPWWIDAKDDMESDWLLAQELTRTCYEMYHQSPSGLAPEIVVFNDGSVQYEFDEDQDFIVKPLDRHCLQRPETVESIMFMYHLSSNEEEDDEAKKYQYRKWGQEILNSFNDNSCIDCEIPSEKRFTSLDDCWSIPTVKRDNLESFWLAETLKYLYLLFDDEFDTTKLTQWVFTTEAHPLPVLSPEELTNMGLTTTWSL, from the coding sequence ATGGTGCAGAGGACAAAATTAACCAAAACTGGTAAAGGCGCAACCAAAAAGGACTACCAAAACAACAACGACAAGGCTAACGAAACCAAATCTTGGAAAAATACTAGTATTATAGTGGCATGTTTAGCAATATGTacttatttttatcaatcTGATTTCTTAAAGGGTAATAGACAACAATTCCATTATGAAGTACCAACTTTAAATAGATTcgatgaaattaaatccACCAAGGATCAAATTGAAACCATGTTCTTACAATCTTGGTTAGATTATTCCACCAAAGGTGGTTGGGGGTATGATATTTATCATCCACTTTCACACACTGCTAAAAATATGCCTCAATCGAACCAACCATTAGGTTGGATTATCGTCGATTCCATAGATACCATTATGTTAATGTATAATTCTACTTCATTATACAAagatattttccaaaatgaaatattaagaattgaaaattggattaagaatgatttatcttataaagatattgattCTGAAGTTAATGTTTTCGAAACTACTATTAGAATGTTAGGTGGATTACTTTCCGCATATCATTTATCATCCTTGGAATTCCAAATACCTGGTTCCAATCCAACGATTTATTTAGAAAAAGCTATTGAATTAGCTGATTGTTTGACTCCTGCATTCATACAATCACCCACGGGGATCCCATATTCAAgtattaatttgaaaacagGTCAAGCTATTAAAAATCATCAAGATAATGGTGCCTCATCAACTGCTGAATTCACCACATTACAATtagaattcaaatatttagCATACTtgacaaaaaataaaacatacTGGGAATTAGTGGAAAATGTATTCCCGCCGTTAtatcataataatgatattttatcCCAGGATAAACTCGATGGTTTAGTTCCAATCTATACTTTCCCCGACACAGGTCATTTCTTTACTGAAAATATTAGGTTAGGTTCACGTGGTGATTCATTTTACGAATATTTATCTAAACAATTCTTACAAACAAATCAACCTCTTTATAACATCTTATACCGTCATTCTGTAAATGGTATCAAAAGACATTTAGTCAATAAGACACATAcatcaaatgaattgaCTTATATTTCTGAGAAACCAATGGGTCTAACTGCACCATCTTCACCTAAAATGGATCATTTAGTTTGTTTCCTTGGTGGTACCATGGCCATGGGCGCTACTCGTGGGTTACCAATCAACAAGGCAAGAGTACAACCATGGTGGATTGACGCTAAAGATGATATGGAATCTGATTGGCTTTTAGCTCAAGAATTGACTAGGACATGTTATGAAATGTATCATCAATCTCCTTCTGGGTTGGCTCCTGAAATTGTAGTGTTTAATGATGGGTCCGTACAGtatgaatttgatgagGATCAGGATTTTATAGTGAAACCATTAGATAGACATTGTTTGCAAAGACCTGAGACTGTAGAATCAATCATGTTCATGTACCACCTATCGAGTAACGAAGAAGAGGATGATGAAGCTAAGAAGTATCAATATCGAAAATGGGGTCaagaaattttaaattcattcaatgataATTCTTGTATAGATTGTGAGATACCAAGTGAGAAAAGGTTTACAAGTTTAGATGATTGTTGGTCTATACCAACTGTTAAGAGAGATAATTTAGAAAGTTTTTGGCTGGCTGAAACTTTGAAATAtctatatcttttattCGACGACGAATTTGATACAACGAAATTGACTCAATGGGTATTTACCACTGAAGCTCATCCTCTTCCCGTGTTATCACCAGAAGAATTAACAAACATGGGACTAACAACTACCTGGTCTTTATGA
- the NMD5 gene encoding Nmd5p (similar to Saccharomyces cerevisiae NMD5 (YJR132W); ancestral locus Anc_4.361), producing MDHNTILQCFAATLDQNFTIRSDAETHLKQFSSNQGFLQICLDIISSNEVDDSIKMAASLYFKNKIATSWNSKSSYASATNTIAINKDEKLLIRDLLIQTMLKCSKNSPRCIKVLKYALSEIILNDYPEKSWESLLPQSFELLSNSNNDIDTINIALICISEVFRTYRWKYNDARQDLEVLIMEYFPSLLTFANDVLFNNGTNMNNQQIGDLTKLVIKTYKFVSYYDLPFVLQRQEFFIPWANFFVTIIQQDLPIEFLNSTANDPSSRSRNPWVKCKKWAMGNIYRLFSRYAVNSITKKFEYNDFKTVFLNEFSPQFLQLLFQQIEKWGNANYWLSDESLYYSLSFFEQCISMNSTWKLISSHYLNILQHIIFPLLTPNEDTLETFENDPQEYIHRNLELWDDDYSPDLAAISFIVTAVHKRSKRTLEPTLDFIIQALQSNMSNGNDITLNNAVQIESSLRMFSSIIDKLTQQDSPYLNHLDGFLKKFVIPFFNSNFAILRTRVCEICSKLNPIDIKDPENRVIIFNGIVSCFNESKDDSLPVNLSAALALQVFIDDNQFKQVVSEYVIPMMERLLQLSNDFETDAISGVMQEFVEQFAEQLQPFGVELMNNLVQQFLKLAIELNEAANFDPNTIINVKDMPDEGDKQMAAIGILSTAISILLSFENSPDIVKNLEQSFYPAAEFILKNNMEDFYRELNEFIENSTFLLRSINPIIWKILELIGDNNKNENSMIPFYLEDFMLSLNNIIIYGKEELCKNEFYTKIIIEIYEKAIQAEENTLDDMKNIFQLSQMMILALGDHLPSIFKEKFLTDVMKAIIEEKEDGLKKHIVFAVTSYNVITASLCSSSPTLTLQFLKQHNCLELFLQLWFTNFIPNYTRVYDIKLSLIAVLNICCNMTTNAFHTLGLESLLDQIGKVVVQLIAKLPIAIKELNDKKREFSNFDANKWDDSNGVFDKAFNDDDEIDENADDDEVNGDEEADDVRKLMDMLEKDNGDDYQFVHSGTFNEADSFDDLEEDPLTESILHNIDAFSLFKESFANLEQNDVTRYQTLMHSLSEEEIQILRHTLSL from the coding sequence ATGGATCACAATACTATACTGCAATGTTTTGCAGCTACTTTAGATCAAAATTTTACTATTAGATCTGATGCAGAAACTCATTTGAAGCAATTTAGTTCAAACCAAGGGTTTCTCCAAATATGTCTAGATATTATCTCCTCCAACGAGGTGGATGATAGTATTAAAATGGCTGcatcattatatttcaaaaacaaaatcGCTACTAGTTGGAACTCTAAATCGTCATATGCTTCTGCTACAAATACTATTgcaataaataaagatgaaaaattattaattagagatttattaattcaaaCAATGTTAAAATGTTCCAAAAATTCACCTCGTTGTATCaaagttttgaaatatgCATTATCTGAAATTATACTTAATGATTATCCTGAAAAGAGTTGGGAATCATTATTACCTCAATCTTTTGAATTGTTAtccaattcaaataatgatatagaTACTATTAACATTGCATTGATTTGTATCTCTGAAGTGTTCCGTACTTATAGATGGAAATATAACGATGCAAGACAAGATTTAGAAGTTTTAATCATGGAATATTTCCCATCTTTATTAACTTTTGCAAATGACGTATTGTTTAATAACGGTACAAATATGAATAACCAACAAATTGGTGATTTAACTAAATTGGTAATCAAGACCTATAAATTCGTTAGCTACTATGATTTACCATTCGTTTTACAACGCCAAGAATTCTTTATTCCATGGGCTAATTTTTTCGTGACAATTATTCAACAAGATTTACCAATAGAGTTCTTAAATTCCACTGCAAATGATCCAAGTTCAAGAAGCAGAAATCCATGGGTGAAATGTAAAAAATGGGCTATGggtaatatatatagattatTTTCTAGATACGCGGTTAATTCCATCAcgaaaaaatttgaatataatgattttaaaaCTGTATTCTTGAATGAATTTAGTCCACAATTTTTACAATTATTGTttcaacaaattgaaaaatgggGTAATGCAAACTATTGGTTAAGTGATGaatcattatattattcattgaGTTTCTTTGAACAATGTATATCTATGAATTCCACTTGgaaattaatttcttcacaTTATTTGAACATTTTACAACATATCATCTTCCCATTGTTAACTCCAAATGAAGACACTCTagaaacttttgaaaatgatccacaagaatatattcataGAAATTTGGAACTTTGGGATGATGATTATTCCCCAGATTTAGCTGCAATTTCATTCATTGTTACTGCAGTTCATAAACGTAGCAAGAGAACTTTAGAACCAACTTTAGATTTCATTATTCAAGCATTACAATCAAACATGTCTAATGGCAATGATATAACACTAAATAATGCTGTTCAAATTGAATCCTCTTTAAGAATGTTTTCAAGTATCATAGATAAGTTAACACAACAAGATTCTCcatatttgaatcatttagATGGCTTCTTAAAGAAGTTTGTCattccatttttcaattctaatTTTGCCATCTTAAGAACTCGTGTTTGTGAAATTTGTTCCAAATTGAATCCAATTGATATTAAAGATCCAGAAAATCGGGTAATCATTTTCAACGGCATTGTTTCATGCTTCAATGAATCCAAAGATGATTCATTACCTGTCAATTTATCCGCAGCATTAGCATTACAAGTATTCATCGATGATAACCAATTCAAACAAGTTGTTTCTGAATATGTTATCCCCATGATGGAAAgattattacaattatcaaatgattttgaaacagATGCAATTTCTGGAGTCATGCAAGAATTCGTAGAGCAATTTGCAGAACAACTACAACCATTTGGTGTggaattaatgaataatttggttcaacaatttttgaaattagccattgaattaaatgaagCGGCAAATTTTGATCCAAATACAATTATCAATGTGAAAGATATGCCTGATGAAGGTGATAAACAAATGGCTGCCATTGGGATTTTATCCACTGCTATTTCTATcttattatcttttgaaaattctCCTGATATTGTTAAGAATTTAGAACAATCATTTTATCCCGCTGCTGAGtttatattgaagaataatatGGAAGACTTCTATAGAGAATTGAATGagtttattgaaaattctACATTTTTATTGAGAAGCATAAATCCAAtcatttggaaaattttggaattgattggagataataataagaatgaaaatTCCATGATTCCATTTTATTTGGAAGATTTCATGttatcattgaataatattataatttatggtaaagaagaattatgTAAAAATGAATTCTATACAAAGATCATTATAGAAATTTATGAAAAGGCAATTCAAGCTGAGGAAAATACTTTAGatgatatgaaaaatattttccaattatcacaaatgatgatactaGCATTAGGTGATCATTTACCatcaattttcaaagaaaaattcttaACTGATGTTATGAAGGcaattattgaagagaAGGAAGATGGATTAAAGAAACACATTGTGTTTGCTGTTACGTCATACAATGTTATCACTGCTAGTTTATGTTCAAGTTCTCCAACTTTGACATTACAATTTTTGAAGCAACATAATTGtcttgaattatttttacaaCTTTGGTTTACCAAttttattccaaattataCAAGAGTTtatgatattaaattatcattaattgcTGTTTTAAATATATGTTGTAATATGACAACAAATGCTTTCCATACCTTGGGGTTGGAATCTTTGTTAGATCAAATTGGTAAAGTTGTCGTTCAATTGATAGCCAAATTACCAATTGccattaaagaattgaatgataaaAAGAGAGAATTTAGTAATTTCGACGCTAATAAATGGGATGATTCTAATGGTGTTTTTGATAAAGcatttaatgatgatgacgaaaTCGACGAAAatgctgatgatgacgaaGTTAATGGTGATGAGGAAGCTGATGATGTAAGGAAATTGATGGATATGTTAGAGAAAGATAATGGAGATGATTATCAATTCGTACATTCAGGTACATTTAATGAAGCAGattcatttgatgatttagaagaagatcCTTTAACAGAATCCATTTTACACAATATTGATGCATTCAGTCTGTTTAAAGAATCATTTGCTAACTTAGAACAGAACGATGTGACAAGGTATCAAACTTTAATGCATTCATTAAGTGAGGAAGaaatacaaatattaaGACACACACTATCTTTATAA
- the UTP9 gene encoding Utp9p (similar to Saccharomyces cerevisiae UTP9 (YHR196W); ancestral locus Anc_4.362): MTIEPSGSFSPDASRFVIRTITPQKNSVDIYPLDASNGYKINSSLVSHLDYEANDLVGKDVNAYAWCTGMDMNDGDVPSQTKRKMTAENDGEDEENSMRKVSQRGDFLVNIFDDGKIVVFSADGKGIVNIIRFKEKLKGYAIDGPYIWLHDENDCLKKYEYNKAKPIKTFHLIEGKGDVELRLDSTITTNGITYLVLMSKSEVLIIDPTKRRPSTFRKYGIDNPRWCDITNDGKFFIHTIDGTNIFDLETNQMVQNFDDNTCVTKIYDDLLFCLSFENEILVYKLKERNLLCKIIVGAETVLDFKVIGQDLLIAWLNVNEPNFKLISLDSIRGNKEIILNEAPKSEQQLVADGTNGLAEVESKNEEPETQKLIKEKPTKAEQTELSSLLVKELAESDFRNNTTAVLELVVSEKWSEPKIKSFVTQKLQGQDIILKFTNLIVIELQKTTDNKEILSLWLKYILLCKRDQLNTSSNKSLKKNLKHLKTSLRISSETLPILLSMQGRLEMLKRQASLRKELSELDLEETTGPDGIESVVVNEGTEEDNLNTSSADIYVDATEF; this comes from the coding sequence ATGACAATTGAACCTAGTGGGTCATTTTCCCCAGATGCAAGCAGATTTGTGATTAGAACTATTACACCACAAAAAAATTCTGTCGATATATATCCATTAGATGCATCCAATGGTTATAAGATCAATAGTTCATTGGTTAGTCATCTTGACTATGAAGCCAATGATTTAGTTGGGAAAGATGTCAATGCATATGCCTGGTGTACTGGCATGGATATGAATGATGGTGATGTACCAAGTCAAACAAAGAGGAAAATGACTGCTGAAAATGatggtgaagatgaagaaaactCTATGAGAAAAGTTTCTCAACGTGGGGACTTCCTTGTTAATATATTTGACGATGGGAAAATTGTAGTATTTTCTGCGGATGGGAAAGGTATTGTTAATATAATCCGTTTTaaggaaaaattgaaaggtTATGCTATAGATGGTCCATATATTTGGCTAcatgatgaaaatgattgtTTAAAGAAgtatgaatataataaagcTAAGCCTATCAAAACTTTCCATCTAATTGAAGGGAAGGGTGATGTGGAACTCCGTTTAGATTCTACAATTACCACTAATGGTATCACGTATTTGGTCTTGATGTCCAAGAGCGAAGTACTAATTATTGATCCAACTAAGAGAAGACCTAGTACATTTAGGAAATATGGAATTGATAACCCAAGATGGTGTGATATAACTAATGATGGCAAGTTTTTCATTCATACAATAGACGGGACCAATATCTTTGATTTAGAAACTAATCAAATGGTACAAAACTTTGACGACAACACGTGTGTGACGAAAATTTATGATGATCTATTGTTTTGTTtaagttttgaaaatgaaatactTGTTTATAAACTCAAAGAGAGAAACCTTCTCTGTAAAATTATAGTAGGAGCAGAAACTGTGCTTGATTTTAAAGTTATTGGTCAAGATTTATTGATAGCATGGTTAAATGTGAACGAGCCAAATTTCAAACTAATCTCACTAGATAGCATAAGGGGtaacaaagaaattataCTTAATGAAGCCCCAAAATCAGAACAACAACTAGTAGCGGATGGTACAAATGGTCTTGCTGAAGTTGAAAGTAAGAACGAAGAACCTGAAACACAAAaactaataaaagaaaaaccaACTAAAGCTGAACAAACCGAGTTAAGCTCTTTGTTAGTAAAGGAATTGGCAGAATCCGATTTTCGGAATAATACTACAGCTGTTCTAGAATTGGTTGTATCAGAGAAATGGAGTGAACCAAAGATAAAGTCGTTTGTCACACAGAAATTACAAGGGCAAgatataattttgaaattcacTAACCTAATAGTTATTGAGCTACAGAAAACTactgataataaagaaatattgtCTCTATGgttgaaatatattcttctttgtaAAAGGGATCAACTAAATACATCTTCAAACAAGtcattaaagaagaatttgaaacatttaaaAACATCTTTGAGAATTTCCAGTGAAACATTACCAATTTTATTGAGCATGCAAGGTAGATTAGAAATGTTAAAGAGACAAGCCTCattaagaaaagaattatcGGAATTAGATTTAGAAGAAACAACTGGACCAGATGGCATTGAATCCGTAGTAGTCAATGAAGGgactgaagaagataatttgaataCATCGTCTGCTGATATATATGTAGACGCTACTGAgttttaa
- the XPT1 gene encoding xanthine phosphoribosyltransferase (similar to Saccharomyces cerevisiae XPT1 (YJR133W); ancestral locus Anc_4.363) yields MSNADKMYISYNNIHKLCQKIAKQILERNERPDIIIAITGGGMIPARIIRSFLKVKGQKNIPIQAIGLSLYEDLGLDTTVETIGKEVIRTQWLDFMALDKHFDSLIGKKVLIVDEVDDTRTTLHYAVSELEKEVVEQQKRLNRLDEETLFSVFVLHNKDKPKKADLPKEMLESGRYLAAVTVPDKWLCYPWEAEDIEEHTNLAKLQGND; encoded by the coding sequence ATGAGTAACGCTGATAAGATGTACATCTCGTACAATAACATTCACAAATTATGCCAAAAGATTGCTAAGCAAATCTTAGAAAGGAATGAAAGACCTGATATCATTATCGCCATCACTGGTGGAGGTATGATTCCCGCTAGAATTATTAGATCTTTCTTGAAAGTTAAAGGTCAAAAAAACATTCCAATTCAAGCAATTGGGTTATCTTTATATGAAGATCTTGGTTTAGATACTACTGTTGAAACTATCGGTAAAGAAGTTATCAGAACACAATGGTTAGATTTTATGGCATTAGATAAACATTTCGATTCTTTAATTGGTAAGAAAGTTTTGATTGTTGACGAAGTAGATGATACTAGAACTACTCTACATTATGCTGTTTCTGAATTAGAGAAAGAAGTTGttgaacaacaaaaaagattaaatagattagatgaagaaacaTTGTTTTCTGTCTTTGTTCTACATAATAAAGACAAACCAAAGAAGGCAGATTTACCAAAGGAAATGCTTGAATCTGGTCGTTATTTAGCTGCTGTCACAGTTCCTGACAAATGGTTATGTTATCCATGGGAGGCTGAAGACATTGAAGAACACACTAACTTGGCTAAATTACAAGGAAATGATTGA
- the SEC39 gene encoding Sec39p (similar to Saccharomyces cerevisiae SEC39 (YLR440C); ancestral locus Anc_4.323) → MFKEQLYLLACVFASKADSTNLSQILRHVHYSLDFIKAACILWPELDDPMNLISLFPTIELGNDDNDNNASANDDGSLSDENLVVKLLENNPDLIPLVEVGNTIVNTRYLSTKYFIESKLNGLYSSNIIPLETSLSSLEDLQSLWLQIRILVCNEVIPEMTSFYEPLWTHSNFHINKEGKDWIECIIEPLNYINSRLGSKLKIKDFSKMDPIAVFPLILEGGDMKKELIPYLQYTKSFTSFLNNFCTVTQFPMDNQENYELLDNLIDILPSVLPQDEIHTFKTSLLRIIFENSGNLLKFTTLATLSNLVNVTADNSVMLTDYDNLHYYDLQKYLLFMQNFSKSKDSFKDLYLINKGTESSQLAHFASICKEELSANANKPSINNAKIKDIFDSIVHEDNDMVLSHLTIERKISILLETVLDLGEFDVLEEVVTQYKEKFITKLLLKFFWIYFNNSTNGSKKSLGMTKCRKVLNLLSLEAHTKGRQDLITKEELNSLQTLLDVSDDLSKYSMNLGKGHIFKPSNILDFETKETGLISILLESNNSIYKDISVTFEIMKKLNVAMACQCPFINHNQLKPAQKKDVIVAYMRLLTLHIDYSLVNMDFNFAYKLTMELFDKFKTYIGQQSETSGIATDERFNLCDYWLTIYQVGKFIDPNWLDNEIPTEILMQQMKILSKLLYVCPVEEVEPIISYWSGLELELSIRDLVNDKYSLEK, encoded by the coding sequence ATGTTCAAAGAACAATTGTATCTATTAGCATGTGTGTTTGCATCAAAGGCAGACTCAACAAACCTTTCACAAATTTTACGTCATGTGCATTATTCTTTAGACTTCATCAAAGCAGCATGTATACTTTGGCCTGAATTAGATGATCCGATGAATctaatatctttatttcCTACCATCGAATTGGGAAATGACgataatgacaataatgCAAGTGCCAACGACGATGGTTCTTTAAGCGATGAAAATCTTGTGGTGAAgttattagaaaataatccAGACCTTATTCCATTGGTGGAAGTAGGGAATACTATCGTTAATACTAGATACCTCTCTactaaatatttcattgaatcaAAGTTAAATGGGTTGTATAGTAGTAATATTATCCCATTAGAAACATCACTGAGCTCTTTAGAAGATTTACAATCCCTATGGTTACAAATTAGAATTTTGGTATGCAATGAAGTCATACCAGAAATGACTTCATTTTATGAACCATTATGGACTCATTCCAACTTTcatataaataaagaaggGAAAGATTGGATCGAATGCATTATCGAACCtttgaattatataaattcaAGATTAGGCTccaaattaaaaattaaagatttttccaaaatggaTCCTATCGCTGTGTTTCCTTTAATATTAGAAGGTGGTGATATGAAAAAAGAACTAATACCTTATTTGCAATATACGAAATCATTTACTTCCTTCTTAAATAATTTCTGCACTGTAACCCAATTTCCTATGGATAATCAGGAAAATTATGAATTGTTGGACAATTTAATTGACATTTTACCTTCGGTATTACCTCAAGATGAGATTCACACGTTTAAGACAAGTTtattaagaataatatttgaaaatagtggtaatttattaaagttTACAACTCTCGCGACTCTAAGTAACTTAGTAAATGTTACCGCAGACAATTCAGTGATGTTAACAGATTATGACAATTTGCATTATTATGACCTAcagaaatatttattattcatgcagaatttttctaaaagtaaagattctttcaaagatttgTATCTAATCAATAAAGGTACAGAATCGTCCCAATTAGCACATTTCGCATCTATTTGTAAAGAAGAACTAAGTGCCAATGCAAACAAACCTTCCATTAATAATGCTAAGATAAAGgatatttttgattcaatCGTTCAcgaagataatgatatggTATTATCACATTTAACAatagaaaggaaaatatcaattttattgGAAACCGTATTAGACTTAGGGGAATTTGATGTTTTAGAAGAGGTTGTAACtcaatataaagaaaaattcattacGAAGCTATTActtaaatttttttggatTTATTTCAATAACTCAACTAATGGATCCAAAAAGAGTCTTGGAATGACCAAATGTCGTAaagttttaaatttattatcactAGAAGCGCACACAAAGGGGCGACAGGACTTAATAACGAAGGAAGAATTAAATTCTTTACAAACTTTACTGGATGTGTCTGATGATTTatccaaatattcaatgaatcTAGGAAAGGGACACATTTTCAAACCATCAAACATATTAGATTTTGAGACAAAAGAAACCGGGCTTATATCGATCTTATTGGAATCCAATAATTCGATATACAAAGACATCTCTGTCacttttgaaataatgaaaaaactAAACGTAGCAATGGCATGTCAATGTCCATTCATAAATcataatcaattgaaaccggctcaaaaaaaagatgtTATTGTTGCATATATGCGATTATTGACTCTACATATTGATTATTCATTGGTTAACATGGATTTCAATTTTGCATATAAACTAACAATGGAACTATTCGATAAGTTTAAAACATACATAGGACAACAATCTGAAACGAGTGGCATAGCGACTGATGAACGTTTCAATTTGTGCGACTATTGGTTGACAATATATCAAGTGggtaaatttattgatcCGAATTGGCTTGATAATGAGATCCCTACAGAAATACTTATGcaacaaatgaaaatattaagtaaattattatatgtttGTCCAGTGGAAGAAGTAGAACCTATTATATCATATTGGAGTGGACTAGAATTGGAATTAAGTATCCGTGATCTTGTAAATGACAAGTACTcattagaaaaataa